Within Sphaerodactylus townsendi isolate TG3544 linkage group LG05, MPM_Stown_v2.3, whole genome shotgun sequence, the genomic segment CATTGTTTTCAAAGCACACTTTCCATGTATTCATTCCACAGAGGATCAGTTCTCTTCATTGTGTATTTGCTTTAAGAGGTCCCTACTCCCAAACAGGATCTCCCAAACAGGTGGCTCAAGTCATGAGGGcttacaagggaggggaggggagggggaggggagggggagggggagggggaggggtggcatgcaagggaagggaaatgagggaggggagggagtgaggggtggcatgcaagggaggggagggagggggccgcatctggacatggcctacccaccctaagggagggagggggaggggtggcatgcaagggaggggagggagggtttttcaTTACTTTTGGTAAGGCAAATCCCCTTGCAGCATTTAGAGTTTAGAAATAAGGTTGGGATCTCCAAGATTCTCAGGAGGAAttccatcctcccctccccctagtCATCAGACCCAGTGTAGCTCCATGCCTCCTCAGCAGCTTTGGGCCTGACTGTGGCAGCAGTATCCAGTAGTCACTTTACGCCCAGAGTGCCAGTGGTTCTCCAAAGGTAAAGTACATCCCTtatttgcatgggggggggggggttgaagcctcccaatgtattttttacggtttcagatttttctgcaaacctggtggAGTCCACAAAcctggtggattccccaggtttgcagaactaTGTGTTTACCGCCAGTGTGGCCCTGATGTGTGGATTTACATATTCACATATTGGAccacacttttaaaatataagaTTGCAAAATGTCAGGGCCAGTGTCAATGTGAGGAAAAAACTTTGGTGTGCAATGTTGCACAGACTGTCTTTTAAACTAAGTTGCAACCAGTCCTTAGCTTGCATATTAGAGACCCATAGTCCTTGCAGATACTGTGCTGGCATTCTAACAAAGCATATGCAGGAACTTTGCATGGTAGCAACACAGTTTATACAAGACACTGAGCTTAAATTAGGCCTCAGTGATGGTCACAGCCCTCTTTACTCCTCCAAGCCACTTCTAATATTGATCACATAACAGGCACAAAATGCCTTTAGGAAATCTGCCATTGCCTGCAATGAAAACAAATTGAGTCAATGTACAATTGCTCAAAACAATCAGCACTGTGTAATAATAGCTAAACAGAGGACATACTATTAAGAATTTGCCTTTGCAATAATTACTTTTGCTCCTTGGAGTTTAACCTACCCAAAGCCACTCAGCCTTAGGGTGATATTGTGGCATTTTCCAGATACATGTAAACTTTGTTGCAATCCAAATCCACTCTGGTCCTGCCTGGTTTATGACCTTCATGACACCTTAATCCATCTCATTTGCTTGATTCACCCCAATTATAAACAAGCTTTAGACATGAAAGCTTAAAAGACTAGCTGTGATATGTTAAGTTAATCAAGAAGATGCTCCCTGTATGAGCTTTCTTGTCTTCTGGTTCACAGTTTAAAAATTATAGCTTTACCCACTTCAGATTTTACTCCAGGTCTTTTCTAAAGTTCATCTGAAATCAGCAATGTATTTCTCCATTTATTCCAACAAATATGGGCCACCTCAGTTCCTAGCCAGTAtgactggatctttctgaataTTGCCAGATTGTGAACAGAGCTAAGTATATATTAGGTACCATGTACATTAATTGCTTCACTGAGCctgaaatcctaagaacactttcctgtgaCTGAActccactgaataaaataggTCTTACTTCAAAAGAGACCTGCTAATGCTCAGTTCCTAAATCTTGAATTATCTATAGCAGTTTCCAATTCTCAGTACTGCTGAGCAGAATGCCATAGATTGCAGTCTTCAAATGTATTTGCCCATAAACCAGATTAATTCCAATGAATTATATGACTAAATTAAGTAGAAATAACTATAATGATTTAATTACTTTATGACATACAATCAAAGCTATCTCCATATAAAGATATACATGACAAGTAAGAAAGCTGCTggttcaatattttaaaaaagcatcctgCCAAGAAAATGacatatatatgatatatacaCAGATATAAATAGGACCCAAAAAACcactgcaaaaaaacccaacacaaaaCACTGCAAAATTCCATATTGGGCTTAGCCACTACAGGCAAAGAGCTTTCAAAGACAACATCAAGTACACAAATGAGGAGCCAACTAGAAGACCAGAGAGCGATAAGGCAGCTCTTCAGACAACCTGAGCTCCTCTGGCTCCAGGCACACTTCAACTGAAACTAAAAACTGGGAAGATCTTCAAGAGCCATTTGAGAGGTTCTCTGACAGGCCCTGCATCCGAGCTTTTTTCCAACTAATAAAGAAGTGGAAAGGGATTAAGTAACCTAATCACCATTTTCCAAACAGAGAGGTATATGCCACTCAGGTTTGGGTATAAATAACTCACTGACAGAAACAGATACATCTATTAGTGTTTGGCACTAAAGAAGATATAATATATCATGACTGACATCTTTCATTTAAGCAACATCTATGGCAGGATCTTTCAGGTATTTCTCTTAGGGGGAAGTCCATCTCATCTACCATCAGCTAATGCCCTCCTCCCCAATGATTGCTaattctgccattttctcctctcatATCCTTTAACCAACACAGTACAAATGCATCTACTAGAtctaatgactttttaaaagaaaggaatgaCTGTTTACCACTTAAACCTTGATGAAAACATTTGCCAAAGAATGAGGGACAAGGGCTCTGCTAACCAAGGTTTACATCCAGTCTAGAGGAATGTCAAACAAAGCTTGCAGATTTGGTCCTTGTTTTCAAGAGAATGTCATGTTCCAAAACATCAGACCACCCCGCTCCCCCAGGACAGGGGCTACACTGTTTTTTCACAACATTGCAACTCCAAAGCAGTCCATAGGCCTGTTGCCAGATCTCCATATTTATGCTAGTTTCCTAACCATGTGTAATCTGTCTGAACATTTGACCATTTCCTTCAATATTATCCTTAAGACCGGGAAGGTGAAAGTGTCATGTCCTAATCCACCGTACCCACAACCTAGTGAAGAATGATGTACCAGGAACAAATTTTGTTCCACTGAAGAGCACtggaaatgaagagaaaatgaatATTAGTCACAAAATTAGGTGAAGAACAAGCATGTGGTGTATTTTCTAAATTGGCctggtaaagaaaaaaattaagtcttGACCTGGGTGTTTATTCCCAGCTCCATTAAATTCTATGGAATTTAGGTGATAGAACTCACATTTGGTAGAACAGCCAATTTAAATATGGGGTCCAGTTTCTCTTGAATACATGAAAAACTCACCTCACATGAGAGACTAGAACACTGGAgagaacaataacaaaaaaggCCATTCCTGGCTGTGATAGGTTTCTACTTAAAGAGAGATTTACAGACATGGGACTCCCTTGACCTATATTATTACAGCCTAACAATTACCTCAGAACTTTACCACTTAATTTCCACCTCATTCTGCTGTATGCATAGATCAACCAATATCTCAAATAAGTATACACAGGGTGAAGGCCAGAATGACCCATTTACTGAGGAAGGATCCAGGTCctatccacaggtgtcaaactcacgggcctccagatgttcatgaactacaattcccatcagcccttgccaggatagccaatgctcatgttgggagggcaGAAACCAAACCATTAAGATTTCTGAACTGTGAATACAGTGATATATTGCTTGACAGAGCTGCCTTTTTAGATTATATTTGGTTtagtaaaaaaacagaaaattacaAGTTTTTTTCTCCCCAGTTACTTAAATGATCCTCTCTTTTGGAGTCAGAAAATACTGAACAGTACTACAAATCTAAGGCATGATCATAAAACACTTTTAAAGGTTTCTGATTTCCAAGGGAGGAAGTGAAGCACATCCTTAACCTTCCATTTATTTGATGCAAGTGCTTCATTTCATCTGGACTAGGCTGCACGATATTACAAACAACAATGGAATGAATTATGGACTTTTCTTctaactttccccccttttaataCTAAACCAGGAAGTAAAAATTGTATATTTGACATTTTAGAACAAAACAAGAAGAGTTAAGACTGTTCTAAGGCTATGACTGACAGAAAGAAAGGCTCTTTCTAGCCCCCACAatatgctgtttttctttctagAGTGTGAGCGTGCATGCACACATGTGTGTGTCAAGGAGCTTGTGGTCTTGTGAAATCCATATCTGCAACCTGAAGGGATGCAGTCTGGACACAGCTTTACTGCTTCAGTGAGACCAGGTCTATAAGGCTACAATCCTAAGAATGTTTTCCTCTGAGTAAGCcccactggtaaaaaaaaaaaggggggggggagacaggctTCTAAACAGACCATTTTAGGATTGTTCCCTTTGTGTATTAAGTTAACATCAAAATTCATATCACAATATATGTTGTCAATACCACAGCTCAATTCATAGTCCAATTAGAATTAAGACAGTGTGGGATATCATCCTAAAACTGTGGAACAACAACTACCATGAAAGCAATGGAATCAGTCAAATCCCAATAATTAATCTTCAAACCTACATCCAAGGACTTTGATGTAACTAAATATTTATTTGGTTACAGTTTATCAACTCAACAAAGAACCCCATATCCTTAATATCTCTTAAATCTATGAAATGTACTAGTCTGCATCATTTGAAAGGCACTATTGTGCATTATGCACTATAAATGGTATGAAAACTATATATGCAATATGCACTATATACAGTGTACAAGCCATATGCAACATATTGTGTTACATAGTAAGAATAAAACAGTGAGCAATGCTGCATAATACATGTATTGTGCATTACTTTTTACACATTATGAACATTTTCCTCAGTATAATGCAAATCACTATTATACATAAGGCAGGATACCAAAACGGAACACTGTGCTACATCTGAAGTGTGCTGTACATTTGCCTATTCAGTGAAGCATTTGCAGGACGGGAGATGCATTGCCAGTGAAAATGTGTGTCAGTCATTGCCCTTaacaatttattaaaaagatgCCCATTTAAAAAACGTTGGAGTCTTTCTTTAATCATAAGTGTATCGTGCCAAAATAAGGCACCATGTAATTTTAAAGACTGTAATAAGGAAAAAACTAGAGGTATCACATAGCCAGGTGTTATCACTCACCATCCAGGGGTCTTCAAGGCAGCTGGAGCTCAGTAAAAGTCTACTTAACATACTACTTATCCCTTCGGGAACAAAAAGTATAATAAAAATGTAGGACCAGCATTTttaccagtttttttttccaggctttATTGGCCTCCTCCAACTCTTCCCACCCTGGCTGTGAGAGGCTTTAGTTAGGGATGGCAAGCCTGGTATTTCTAAATTGCACCTCAACTCTCCCGCCTATGGCTTGCTTCAGATCAATCTGCTTTGGCAAACAAATATgtaccctggaaaaaaaaaaccctcatatgtTAATTCAATGCATTATTTTTAACTTGCTCTGCATCTCCCCTTCTTTTCGAGAATCCAAATGAAAACAACTGTAATCAAAGGCACTATGTCTGTGTTTATGTGGTAGCACACCAGTAGTACGTATAGGGCAAGCAAGTGTATCACACCTAAGAATTTATGCGCAGATGCTCGAAGCGTCATTAAAGGCACAAAGCCTCAGGTCACAAAAGGTGGCGCCCGTAGATCCCACATGTAGTTCTCCAGGATCAGAGATATtgggggtggcggggtgggggtgggggtgggggtgcacagTATCATCAAAAGCTGGCCATTCAAGTACTAGGTGCGAGCTTCCTATTTCAAAGTGTTCCAAGAGGGACATGTTTGGCTTCCTCCTCCGCTTCACAAGTACCTTTCCAGTCCGGAGGGAAAGTTGGGCTGCCTCATGTAAGAGTTATTGGCGGCTCCGAACTGCCCGAGCCCGTTGAGCTGGGACGCGGAGAGGCCCAGCAGCTGCTCGGCGTGGTCGGCGCAGGAGGAGGCCGGGCGGCCAGGCTGCAGGGCCAACCTGCCGGGCGCTGCGTAGAGCTGAGTGTTGGGCGAGGCGTAGGCGCCCTGGGGCACCCCGAGGTGGCCCGGGGGAGAGGCCGAGTACGGATAGGCCAGAGCAGGGGCCTGTCGGCCCAACAAGCCGGGGCTGACTTGCTGGCTCTGGAAGCAGCCCTCGGGGGCGCCCATCTCGCCGGCGCTGCTGAGGCCCAGGGCGTGATGCGCCATCTCTGCCCCGACCGGGGAGACCTGCAGGGCTGCggcttgttgctgctgctgctgctgcgagcTGATCAGGCTGTCGATGCTGAACATGCGCGGCTGCAGCGCAGGGGGCGCCGCCGGGTACTGGGGCAGGCCGGCCAGTTGCGCTCCGTAGGCGCCGCCGGGCGAGTAGAgggggccgccgccgccggcaTAAGCGACCCCCGCCGCTGCGCCGTTGCAAGGGCCTGCGCGGGCGACCTGTCCCGGGCTGGGCGTGAAGGCGCTGGCGCTGTGCACGTAGCCGGGGTAGGTGGTGAGGTCGGTGCGCTTGAAGCGCTTCCTGCGCCGCAGGAAGGAGCCGTTGTCGAACATGTCCTCGGCGGCGGGGTCCAGGGTCCAGTAGTTGCCCTTGCCCGGGTGGCCCGGCTCGCGGGGGATCTTGACGAAGCAGTCGTTGAGCGTCAGGTTGTGGCGGATGGAGTTCTGCCACTTCTTGGGGTTCTCCCGATAGAAGGGGAAGCGCTCCGTGATGAACTTGTAGATGCCGCCCAGCGTCAGCCGCCGCTCCGGCGCGTTGGCGATGGCCATGGCGATCAGCGCGATGTACGAGTAAGGCGGCTTGCCGCGCTGCACGGGCCGCTTCCGCCGACGGCCGCCGCCTGCACCGGAGCAAGGTAGCTGCTCCTCGCCTGCCTCCGCCGGGCTGCCCCTGGGCTCGGATTTGATCGACGGCGGCTCCACCTTGCAGCCCGGCGGGGAAGCGCCGTGCAGGTGAGGGGAACCTGGGCTGGCCCCTTGGCTGGGCGAGTGGAGCGAATCGGCTGTCATCGTGCACATACCCGAGAAGAAGTAGAAGTCGGACAGATTCATATACAAGGCGAGCCCCGGGAGGGAAAAGCGGACGACACCAGACAGCTCCCCCGGGGACCAGGTCTCAAGCAGGCACTCGCCTTATATAGATCACGGCCTGGCCCACCCGGGCACGCACCCCTCCTAATTGGTGCAGCGCCTGCCCACCCACCTGTAATCGCCTCTCTCCTCTAGTCTCATGCGCtcgccacacacacaaacacacacaaacaccactgTCCCAAGGAGCACAACCCTCATACAGACGTTGCGTGCTGCTCATCTTAAGAAAAAGCCCGAACAGAGCCTTCTGGCTGGGGTTCAGGGGGACGGGAGGGATGCCTGGTTTTCGGGTTCTCTTTCAAACGAAGTCCAGACGGAGAAGCCTTTCTAAAAGTGTGCAGCCCGATCCCAAGTGTGTTTGCCAGGAAGATTCCCACTCACCTCTTGGGGATCTGCTAACACCAGTAGCTCAAAGAGGGACACGCCGCAACAGGTGACTTGTAGGGTACCCCTGCCTTACGGGTTCCTGGGTGATTCCCAGCCACGCCACGGGGAGAATAGTGCGGGTAGGGGTGGAATACTTCGGTTGGGAAAGTGGCACTGCGGCTACCACCCGAACCCGGAGGTCTCTGGATGCGCTCTGTGCACGCACATCCGTTGGCTCTCGTTTGGCTTCGGGCTTACACAGAGCTCTGCTGCAACTCCGGAAGCACACTGGCTTAGAAGCAGGATTTCTGAATTTCAAGAGACATTTCTTTCCGGGACAGATGATTTAGGAATGCGGGCCAGAGTGGTTTGGGGTTTGCTGTTTCTGTCTGGAAGTCCTTCTGCTCAGTCCTCAATGAAATTAATCGCGCTGTGAAGGAGCAACAGCATTTTGGCGCAGATCCCACGCATTTCAGCGGAGCTTGCGTATGACAGCACCTCAGCGTAGAGAGTCCAACATGTGTCAACAATACTTACTGTGTTTATGAAGAGGTCATCATGGAGCAAATTGGACCGGACTCCAAAGGTCTCTCAGCTCCGGTTCTAGAGGCATCACAGGAATCCTTTAACTAGTTGCTCTTCAGGTTTGCAAGATCAATCAGAAGCGACGGATTAAACGCTTTGTGGCAAGAAGGCTGGACAGAGGGCTGTTTACTACTTAGAATGCCTACAGCTCTCCGGGATGATCTGTCCATGCTTGTGTCTTTTCAAGCGTTTAAAACTAGTACTCGGTTTGTTGGACAGTAGAGACAACCACAGGTGTTCCAGTCGGAAAggagaatgggagggaggggagttctGCTTGTAAAGACGCGGGAAAGAAGAGAGGCCAGTTCCAGCGTTGTGTGGtgcttaacagcaggtggactctaatctggagaaccagatgtgtttccccactcctgcactcgaagcctgccaagtgaccttggggcagtcacagttctctccgaactcgctcatccccacctacctcacacggtgactagttgtggggaggggaaaggaaagggggaaatccaaactcttctcttttctgACTAACTCCATGGAGTGCAGTGGCCCTGCTTGGAGGGGCTCAGTCCTCGCCTTGTCGCCATTGAATCCCTCCATGCAGCATTCGACGAATCCCTGCCCAGCAGCCAAGCTGAGGTTTCATCTCTCCTGGCGACTGggacattttctttctctccttttcacgCACCTTGGAAGGCGTTCTGGTGCTTGTTCCCCGgcgctctcccctccctccctcccccattcccttggGCTGGGGCTGAGTTTCGTGGAATGGGGATTCCAAACGCTTGCAGAGggataacccccctccccttttagttTGTCTAGCAAAAGAGAAGTCCACTTGAACCTTAAAGACTCTCATAATTTGTTTCAGTATAAACTATTctgagtcacagttcactcacTGTGTCAGATGTGATCATAATGGGGTTTCTTTTTATGGGGAAGATTGTGGCGGAAGGagaaactcaggctcattccgcacacgcaaaataatgcactttcaagctgctttcacaactgtttttgccattccgcacagcttcaaagagccctgaaagcagcttgaaagtgcattattctgcgtgtgcggaatgagcctcagtaaTGGGATTTCCCAGCGGGGTCTACGGTTTGCATTGCAGCTCCTTTTTTATTTGCAAGGGAGAGTTTCCAAGAAGACGCTTATATAGCTGATGCAAAATGAACAGGATTAATGGCCAAAATTATTCCCACGAAAATGAGGCCGGTTTAGAATTGCAGCACACGGCGATATGCCAAGTCAGAGTAAACAACGAAGGTCCACCAGCCGTCTGCAGTGCTTCACAGCGCGATCCTAAGCAGAATCGCAATTTTCCAAGGCCgctgactttaatggacttagaagaacCTAAAAGTTTAGGACTGTTGTCTGATCTGCCACCCCACCCTAAACAACAATACCTTTAATTTAATGAAATTGCTTCCAAGGAACTGTCCTTTTCGGCATCACCAATACGAGATCGAGATCTATGTTGCTCCAAATGGACGaacttgtgagggggggggggggagaacgggTTTACTTTaccgatctcgtcagatctcggaagccaaACAGGGTCAAGGTCAGCCCTGGCGACTATtggggtggggaacctgcaaaacaaataccagggtcatgacgcagaggcaggcaagggcaaaccacctctgaacgtctcttgtcaTGAGTCAGCTTGACTTgaagttggcggggggggggggctgattgcTTCATGTATGGGTTGGgatcatggggagggggagcagagttACAAATTCGTCTCAAGCTGTTAGCATCTTCTACCTTCTCATGTGACTTGGCTCGCCTCCCAATTGGCCAGTGCGGTTGTGGAGCtggctgttggaagtgaaggactttgttacgctgtttcctgcctcgacaGAGAATcctaaatggggggagggggggacaagcTATAGTAGATTCGATTGTACATCCAAAGGTGCATGTTCCGGGTTTTGGTGctggtttttaaagaaaacatttctggagGTGTTTGCAGAATTCGAAAATCTCTTAAACTACCCCCCTCTCCCCGGGATCGGAGGAAACTGGATTGGAATGAAAACAAGAGGGACTGGGCTTCAGGGGACAGTTTGTTCATTGCGTCAGGGAATTTGTATGCCGCGTTTCCAGATCTGCTCAAACTGGAGAATAATGTTTTCGCGCTCGAAATTCCCAGTCAAGTGATTTCTAGTTACTAGGAAAGGCGTCTTGCGCTGCAACCGGAAGGCGGAGTATTGAAGGGGACAGTTTCTTACCGTCTGGTGTGCAGGCTTGACTTTTTAACTGATTTTGTTTAGCTCATTTAcagcctgcctttcccccacaaTAGGGACAGAAAacggcttacatcattttcctctcctccactttatcctcacaacaaccctgtcaggaaAATTagaccagcccaaggttacccagcaaagtGGGATTGCGAAtttgggcctcccagatcccagtctgacgcTAGTCACTGCATTTGGGCGGGCTTCACCACTTCTACAAGTGTTGTTTGCCTCCATTTGTTCTGTGTAACACGGTCGGTAGTCTAATGGGAAACTTAAGCGTGCAGATTAAAGGGGCTCAGCGCGAGTCCCCCCATTCAGCTGAGGCAATAGAGGCCGAGGAATACTTCTCTCGTCAAGACGACCCCAATGTGTCCCCAGAGGTCTCACTCATCTCCCGGCCTCCCCTAAGACAGTCTGTGATAAGGGACCATTGAGGCCCGGATCACCATGCTGCGGAATGAATTGGCAGAGAGGGCTGAAACGTTGGACTGGATCGGCCCGTAGCTTGATTGCATTTGTAAAACTTCCTCGATAATTTTAATTCTTTGGAAACTGGAAAAACATGCAATGGGCTAAGTTACAAATCTTTCCACCTGTTGcgcttttatatatttatttttaatttgctggACGTTTTTGCATGGGTTAAGACTGCAAACGTGACTATCCCACCTGCTGGACGAATTTGTGCAGCCCATTCTGCTCCACTGAGATTCTGTTTTGGCAGCCAGTGAATATCTgcggatttggggggtgggggggggtgggtgatAGTTATTGttatcctttccctttcctcagaACACTTTTCAAAATGGTTTTCTGAATTAAGAACACATAGTGTAGTGCTTAGAgggatatgggagacccaggtttgaattcccactttgccatagaagcttgttgagtgaccttgggccagtcacaatgtcactgagaggagaaaggaaatggagaaagaaagagagatgtTAGAAGCTGTTTTGAGTTCCACTAGATACATAAATACGTGCAGCATTAGGACACATCTGCTTCTTTCTTTCGACAGAGCTTTTGCCTTATTGTCTGATTTCCACAAATTTGAGATTGGATTCTACTAAAATTCGAAGTGAAAAACAAAATCCTGCCACGACCCCTAAAATCTCCCTCTCCAGattctctaaagcaggggtgtccaattctggtgccccagatgttcatggactacaattcccatcaatccctgccagcatggccaatttgatcTGTAGCCAACATGGGTGTTGTGGtagccaaacacacacatactttgCACAGGTAGCAGACAAGTTCCAGGCAAGCTCTCAATGTATGCTGCTTCAGATGCAGAATGCAAAGGATTTGCCCAGAATATATGAGTTTTGGGATGGAGGGGGACAACCATGAGTGGAAACCTGTTTCTGTGCATGGACTGGGACCCATTTATGCCCATAGATGCATATTGCAACATTCTTTGCTGTATGACAGCTAATGAAAATGTCATCAACACAAACAATACAGATTATT encodes:
- the FOXE3 gene encoding forkhead box protein E3, with product MNLSDFYFFSGMCTMTADSLHSPSQGASPGSPHLHGASPPGCKVEPPSIKSEPRGSPAEAGEEQLPCSGAGGGRRRKRPVQRGKPPYSYIALIAMAIANAPERRLTLGGIYKFITERFPFYRENPKKWQNSIRHNLTLNDCFVKIPREPGHPGKGNYWTLDPAAEDMFDNGSFLRRRKRFKRTDLTTYPGYVHSASAFTPSPGQVARAGPCNGAAAGVAYAGGGGPLYSPGGAYGAQLAGLPQYPAAPPALQPRMFSIDSLISSQQQQQQQAAALQVSPVGAEMAHHALGLSSAGEMGAPEGCFQSQQVSPGLLGRQAPALAYPYSASPPGHLGVPQGAYASPNTQLYAAPGRLALQPGRPASSCADHAEQLLGLSASQLNGLGQFGAANNSYMRQPNFPSGLERYL